One window of the Osmerus mordax isolate fOsmMor3 chromosome 2, fOsmMor3.pri, whole genome shotgun sequence genome contains the following:
- the kctd12.1 gene encoding BTB/POZ domain-containing protein KCTD12.1, whose amino-acid sequence MALVDTEQGISNGAESGSPFSEIIELNVGGQVYVTRHSTLVAVPDSLLWTMFSKKTPKELARDSKGRYFLDRDGFLFRYILDYLRDLNLVLPDYFPEKSRLQREAEFFQLKDLSKRLSPKMSKEDSLSEEICQSDTEEGTLQCSVGSSSVGMETLRMMSAVSSSARSPSLESRKSGYITIGYRGSYTIGRDIQTDAKFRRVARITVCGKTSLAKEVFGDTLNESRDPDRPPERYTSRYYLKFNFLEQAFDRLTEVGFHMVACSSTGTCAYTSNDPNEDKIWTSYTEYVFCRD is encoded by the coding sequence ATGGCACTAGTGGACACGGAGCAGGGAATATCAAACGGCGCCGAGAGTGGGTCCCCATTTTCTGAGATTATTGAGCTCAATGTTGGCGGACAGGTGTATGTCACAAGGCACTCAACTTTAGTCGCCGTCCCAGACTCTCTTCTCTGGACAATGTTCAGCAAAAAGACTCCTAAAGAGCTCGCCAGGGACAGCAAAGGGCGCTATTTTTTGGACAGGGATGGGTTCTTGTTCCGTTACATTCTAGATTACCTACGGGATCTCAATCTGGTTTTGCCAGATTATTTCCCCGAGAAAAGCCGACTTCAAAGAGAAGCTGAGTTTTTCCAGTTGAAGGATCTTTCTAAACGCTTAAGCCCCAAAATGAGTAAGGAGGACTCCCTCAGCGAGGAGATTTGTCAAAGTGACACGGAGGAGGGAACTCTTCAGTGCAGCGTTGGCTCATCCAGTGTTGGCATGGAGACTTTGAGGATGATGTCCGCAGTGAGTAGCAGTGCccgctctccatctctggagTCCCGAAAGTCTGGCTACATCACTATTGGATACCGAGGGTCGTACACTATCGGGAGAGATATCCAAACCGACGCCAAATTTAGGAGAGTTGCGCGCATCACCGTGTGTGGAAAGACATCCTTAGCCAAAGAAGTGTTCGGTGACACACTCAATGAGAGCAGGGACCCAGACCGACCACCAGAGAGATACACCTCACGGTACTATCTGAAGTTTAATTTTCTTGAGCAAGCTTTCGACAGGCTGACCGAGGTAGGCTTCCACATGGTGGCTTGTAGCTCCACCGGCACCTGTGCCTACACCAGCAATGACCCAAATGAGGATAAAATCTGGACCAGTTACACTGAATACGTGTTCTGTCGGGACTGA